The Thermodesulfobacteriota bacterium genome has a segment encoding these proteins:
- a CDS encoding DUF47 family protein gives MVFDFLKRKRPFSGSENRFFDLLARQASKSLEGLDALASYVEDGTKEKANLVRQIEREADELRRILIQELDQTFITPIDREDIYQLSRAIDDVVDYANTTVDEMEIYGVQGDHHIVEMVNILRKAARELNDAVKILKDYPKIASEHAVKAKAYENQMEKAYHRALADLFKGTDTVYMLKMREIYRHLSNAADRGDEAANIISSIVMKHT, from the coding sequence ATGGTCTTCGACTTTCTCAAGAGGAAAAGGCCCTTCTCCGGCAGCGAAAATCGCTTCTTCGATCTCCTCGCCCGCCAGGCCTCGAAAAGCCTCGAGGGGCTCGACGCATTGGCCAGTTATGTGGAGGATGGGACGAAGGAGAAGGCCAACCTCGTCCGCCAAATCGAGAGGGAGGCCGACGAGCTGAGACGGATCCTGATCCAGGAGCTGGATCAGACCTTCATCACCCCCATCGACCGGGAGGACATCTACCAGCTCTCCCGCGCCATCGACGATGTGGTCGATTATGCCAACACCACGGTGGACGAGATGGAGATCTACGGCGTTCAGGGAGACCACCACATCGTCGAGATGGTCAACATCCTCCGAAAGGCTGCCCGGGAGTTGAACGATGCGGTGAAGATTTTGAAAGACTATCCCAAGATCGCCTCGGAGCATGCGGTGAAGGCCAAGGCCTATGAAAATCAGATGGAGAAGGCCTATCACCGGGCCCTCGCCGATCTCTTCAAGGGCACCGATACCGTCTATATGTTAAAGATGCGGGAGATCTATCGCCATCTCAGCAACGCGGCCGACCGCGGAGACGAGGCGGCCAACATCATCTCCAGCATCGTCATGAAGCATACCTAA
- the miaB gene encoding tRNA (N6-isopentenyl adenosine(37)-C2)-methylthiotransferase MiaB, whose translation MAKRVYIETYGCQMNEHDSARILSLLERFQYVETKEPKEADLILINTCSVRRKPEQKLYSALGRFRRLKEKKGTVLGVAGCVAQQEGERLLERIPYLDLVIGTHAIPRLPQMLARLEEAGEKGCQTAFDPEGRYLDPILPQRSSPGVKSFVTIMQGCNQFCSYCIVPFVRGEERSRPSQEIVEEVRTLARRGVKEICLLGQNVNAYGKGSKDGVDFPELLSRLNEIEGIERIRFTTSHPKDLSEALIQAHGRLKKLCEHIHLPFQSGSDRILEAMNRGYTRESYLEKVARLRETCPSIAITADVIVGFPGEEERDFEETLELVERVRFDDLFSFKYSPRKGTRASEMPDQVDEGVKQERLIRLQRLQREITLEKNRAMEGRIEEVLVEGPSKQNPKDVTGRTRTHKAVNFEGGLHLVGQLVEVRIVQGYAHSLRGALVANPT comes from the coding sequence ATGGCCAAACGCGTCTATATCGAGACCTATGGATGTCAGATGAACGAGCACGATTCGGCCCGGATCCTCTCCCTTCTGGAACGATTTCAATATGTGGAGACCAAGGAGCCGAAAGAGGCGGATCTCATCTTGATCAACACCTGCAGTGTCCGAAGAAAGCCGGAGCAGAAGCTCTACAGCGCCCTCGGGCGTTTCAGGAGATTGAAAGAGAAGAAGGGGACGGTCCTCGGGGTGGCTGGCTGTGTCGCCCAGCAGGAAGGGGAGAGGCTATTGGAGCGGATTCCCTACCTCGATCTCGTGATCGGAACCCATGCCATCCCCCGGCTCCCCCAGATGTTGGCCCGGCTGGAGGAGGCAGGGGAGAAGGGCTGCCAGACCGCGTTCGATCCTGAAGGACGGTATCTCGATCCGATCCTCCCCCAAAGGTCCTCCCCGGGCGTCAAATCCTTTGTGACCATCATGCAGGGGTGCAATCAGTTCTGCTCCTATTGCATCGTCCCCTTCGTCCGCGGGGAGGAGAGAAGTCGTCCCAGTCAGGAGATCGTCGAAGAGGTTCGGACCTTGGCCAGGAGAGGCGTCAAGGAGATCTGCCTCCTTGGCCAGAACGTCAATGCTTATGGGAAGGGTTCGAAGGATGGGGTCGATTTTCCCGAACTTCTTTCGAGGCTGAACGAGATCGAAGGGATCGAGCGGATCCGCTTCACCACCTCCCATCCCAAGGACCTTTCCGAGGCGCTGATTCAGGCCCATGGACGTCTCAAAAAGCTCTGTGAACATATCCATCTTCCCTTCCAATCCGGTTCCGACCGGATCTTGGAGGCCATGAACCGGGGTTATACCCGGGAATCCTACCTCGAAAAGGTCGCCCGACTGCGGGAGACCTGTCCGAGCATCGCCATCACAGCGGACGTGATCGTCGGTTTCCCAGGAGAGGAAGAGAGGGATTTCGAGGAGACCCTCGAGTTGGTGGAGAGGGTCCGGTTCGATGACCTCTTCTCCTTCAAATATTCTCCGAGAAAGGGGACGAGGGCCTCGGAGATGCCGGATCAGGTGGACGAGGGGGTGAAGCAGGAGAGGCTGATCCGCCTCCAGAGACTCCAGCGGGAGATCACCCTTGAGAAGAACCGGGCCATGGAGGGACGGATCGAGGAAGTCCTGGTGGAGGGGCCCAGCAAGCAGAACCCGAAGGATGTGACCGGCAGGACCCGCACCCACAAGGCGGTCAACTTCGAAGGAGGGCTTCACCTGGTGGGACAGCTGGTTGAGGTCAGGATCGTCCAAGGCTATGCCCATTCCCTTCGAGGCGCCCTCGTCGCCAACCCCACCTAA
- a CDS encoding class II fructose-bisphosphate aldolase, with protein sequence MTQRTVSQSDFDKALEIGRPPNVRRLFPHSRALIVSGKVVDRAMRAKGKAIAMAANARNQLIIRGVLLAAQRANAPVIIEIAKSEGGTKAYCAVNYWNMAILVDQVCNELGITIPVAIHADHYGIRNEKDLEMAKSEIPTLFEAGMTSIAIDASHLPDDQNLLANIALHPYVPKWAGLETEVGEIKGESGLSTVEEALFLIQGLNAHEIFPDWIALNNGTTHGIEEKDSGIQVQLTAEIHKALEPYQVSGAQHGTSGNSSERLRQIAQQTRTTKANVATALQMISWGVQVNDYGNAILDKEGNFLKVKDAGVAEELWQEMVAYAQSKNWKKGDYKNLNLPFENKLMAQPREIRDRIVRQVEAFAYKMMTEVFNATDTAPLAIEAILKAGSYDLGPKVGRIEDPAEWTEEKIRAKASRLQSDKGVAGRFDD encoded by the coding sequence ATGACCCAGAGAACCGTATCCCAATCCGATTTTGACAAGGCCCTTGAAATTGGCCGTCCCCCCAACGTCCGGAGGCTCTTCCCTCACTCCAGGGCCCTGATCGTGAGCGGCAAGGTGGTGGACCGGGCGATGAGGGCCAAAGGGAAGGCCATCGCCATGGCCGCCAATGCCCGAAATCAGCTCATCATCCGGGGCGTCCTTCTTGCGGCCCAGCGGGCCAATGCGCCGGTGATCATCGAAATCGCCAAATCGGAGGGAGGCACCAAGGCCTACTGCGCGGTCAATTACTGGAATATGGCGATCCTGGTCGATCAGGTCTGCAACGAGCTCGGGATCACCATCCCCGTGGCGATCCATGCCGATCATTATGGGATCCGAAACGAAAAAGACCTCGAGATGGCCAAAAGCGAAATCCCCACGCTCTTCGAGGCAGGCATGACCTCGATCGCCATCGATGCCTCTCACCTTCCGGACGATCAGAATTTGCTGGCCAATATCGCCCTCCATCCCTATGTCCCCAAGTGGGCAGGCCTTGAGACCGAGGTGGGCGAGATCAAGGGAGAGAGCGGGCTATCGACCGTGGAGGAGGCGCTCTTTCTCATCCAGGGCTTGAATGCCCATGAGATCTTTCCGGATTGGATCGCCTTGAATAACGGCACGACCCATGGCATCGAAGAGAAGGATTCGGGGATCCAGGTCCAGTTGACCGCGGAGATCCACAAGGCCCTCGAACCATATCAGGTCTCAGGGGCCCAGCACGGAACCTCGGGCAACAGCTCCGAGCGGCTCAGGCAGATCGCCCAGCAGACCCGGACGACAAAGGCCAATGTCGCCACGGCGCTCCAGATGATCTCCTGGGGGGTCCAGGTCAACGACTATGGAAATGCCATCCTGGACAAAGAGGGAAATTTCCTCAAGGTGAAGGACGCCGGCGTGGCCGAGGAACTCTGGCAGGAGATGGTGGCCTATGCCCAGTCGAAAAACTGGAAAAAGGGGGACTACAAGAACCTGAACCTCCCCTTTGAGAACAAGTTGATGGCCCAGCCCAGAGAGATCCGGGATCGGATCGTCAGGCAGGTAGAGGCCTTTGCCTACAAGATGATGACCGAGGTCTTTAACGCGACGGATACGGCCCCTCTTGCCATCGAGGCCATTCTGAAGGCGGGTTCCTATGACCTGGGGCCAAAGGTGGGCCGGATCGAAGATCCCGCGGAATGGACCGAGGAGAAGATCAGGGCGAAGGCCAGCCGGCTGCAGAGCGACAAGGGGGTTGCCGGAAGGTTTGACGATTGA